In Silene latifolia isolate original U9 population chromosome X, ASM4854445v1, whole genome shotgun sequence, the following proteins share a genomic window:
- the LOC141618270 gene encoding protein FAR-RED IMPAIRED RESPONSE 1-like has product MNKVPSKYGVTREDYSVFVKKLNVLIWDEDIEAAEFDAKWEEIGREHMVNNIDWFKEMYAKRKQWVMAHCRDLYMGGVMRTTQRSESDNSFFKRFESKSGTLVEFSMRFDSAMDQQRHTQKKIDNRNRHTFPIISTHLAIEVHGAQVYIHRVFEEFQEEVKYSIDTCKIRGFSECDSLEVTTVRDTNRDRNYEVTYCPDTLKATCSCRMFERKGILFRHVIWIYSSNGVKIIPEQCVVKRWCKDAMLSKMFDCNGEAIEDVDIIDGKQIAMSVMWSEIHPTVGMLMGKLKDDVDNFSSLIRQFKEKL; this is encoded by the exons ATGAACAAAGTGCCAAGCAAGTATGGAGTGACGAGAGAGGATTATTCTGTCTTTGTAAAGAAATTGAATGTCTTAATATGGGATGAAGACATTGAAGCGGCAGAgttcgatgcaaaatgggaagaaattggcagaGAACACATGGTTAATAACATTGACTGGTTTAAAGAAATGTACGCTAAAAGGAAGCAGTGGGTTATGGCACATTGTAGGGACCTATATATGGGGGGTGTTATGAGAACAACCCAAAGGTCAGAGAGCgataatagtttttttaagagatttgagagCAAGTCGGGAACATTAGTTGAGTTTTCGATGCGTTTTGACAGCGCGATGGACCAGCAAAGACACACACAGAAAAAGATTGACAACCGTAACAGACACACTTTCCCTATAATATCAACGCATCTAGCTATCGAAGTACACGGGGCGCAAGTGTACATTCATAGAGTATTCGAGGAATTTCAAGAAGAGGTCAAGTACTCAATCGATACTTGTAAAATCAGAGGTTTTTCTGAGTGTGACTCTTTAGAGGTGACCACTGTAAGAGATACAAACAGGGACAGAAATTATGAGGTCACATACTGCCCAG ATACATTAAAAGCCACTTGTAGCTGCAGAATGTTTGAGAGGAAAGGCATTCTTTTCCGGCATGTCATATGGATTTACTCATCGAACGGAGTGAAGATTATTCCAGAACAATGTGTTGTTAAAAGATGGTGTAAAGATGCAATGTTGTCTAAAATGTTCGATTGTAATGGTGAAGCAATTGAGGACGttgatataatagatggaaaaCAGATTGCGATGTCAGTAATGTGGTCAGAGATTCATCCGACAGTTGGTATGCTCATGGGCAAATTGAAGGATGATGTCGACAACTTTTCTAGTCTAATTAGACAGTTTAAGGAGAAACTATAA